One Lysobacter enzymogenes DNA segment encodes these proteins:
- a CDS encoding LysR substrate-binding domain-containing protein: MALRADWLPALAAFEAAARHQNFAHAAEELHLTASAVSHHVRKLESRLGVSLFQRHARGVALTPQGRQLADAAGTALADVDGVLRSLRLAREERDRVRITTLHSLAYTWLLPRLPEFARAHPHIQLSVDTEIALARFDDSGPDLGIRHGAGHWPGLTSHFLMADALFPVTSPRTPGVEAIAEPAQIAELPLIADHARQGWHDWFRAAGVHGRKLEERYTFSDTTDALMAAAHGLGAALAREQIVVPYLRSGQLMRLPGPKMTARWSYYAIYPAHRRLRPAARAFLDWLLAVEKE, encoded by the coding sequence ATGGCCCTGCGAGCGGACTGGCTTCCGGCCCTGGCGGCGTTCGAGGCGGCGGCACGCCACCAGAACTTCGCCCACGCCGCCGAAGAACTGCATCTCACCGCCAGCGCGGTCAGCCACCACGTGCGCAAGCTGGAAAGCCGGCTCGGGGTGAGCCTGTTCCAGCGCCACGCGCGCGGGGTCGCGCTGACTCCGCAGGGCCGCCAGCTGGCCGACGCCGCCGGCACCGCGCTGGCCGACGTCGACGGCGTGCTGCGCAGCCTGCGCCTGGCGCGCGAGGAGCGCGACCGGGTCCGCATCACCACCCTGCACTCGCTGGCCTACACCTGGCTGCTGCCGCGCCTGCCCGAATTCGCCCGCGCCCACCCGCACATCCAGCTCAGCGTCGATACCGAAATCGCCCTGGCCCGTTTCGACGACAGCGGCCCGGACCTCGGCATCCGCCATGGCGCCGGCCACTGGCCGGGGCTGACCTCGCACTTCCTGATGGCCGACGCGCTGTTCCCGGTGACTTCGCCGCGCACGCCCGGGGTCGAGGCGATCGCCGAGCCGGCGCAGATCGCCGAGCTGCCGCTGATCGCCGACCACGCCCGCCAGGGCTGGCACGACTGGTTCCGCGCGGCCGGCGTGCACGGGCGCAAGCTCGAGGAACGCTACACCTTCAGCGACACCACCGACGCGCTGATGGCCGCCGCGCACGGCCTCGGCGCGGCGCTCGCGCGCGAGCAGATCGTGGTGCCCTACCTGCGCTCGGGCCAGCTGATGCGGCTGCCGGGGCCGAAGATGACCGCGCGCTGGTCGTACTACGCGATCTATCCGGCGCACCGGCGGCTGCGGCCGGCGGCGCGGGCGTTCCTGGATTGGCTGCTGGCGGTCGAAAAGGAATGA
- a CDS encoding TfoX/Sxy family protein, which produces MHEDLIAHLHDLSAGFGALDARRMFGGHGVYRDGTMIGLLSDETLYLKTDEHTLPRFRAAGCSPFLYARRGETVPTSYWTVPEEAMESSQDMRPWLALAWEAAVRKAAKKRPAKQRAAKKVAKKKPRA; this is translated from the coding sequence ATGCACGAAGACCTGATCGCCCATCTGCACGACCTGTCCGCCGGCTTCGGCGCGCTCGACGCGCGGCGGATGTTCGGCGGGCACGGCGTGTACCGCGACGGCACGATGATCGGGCTGTTGTCGGACGAGACGTTGTATCTGAAGACCGACGAACACACCCTGCCGCGTTTCCGGGCGGCGGGGTGTTCGCCTTTCCTGTACGCGCGGCGCGGCGAGACCGTGCCGACCAGTTACTGGACGGTGCCGGAGGAGGCGATGGAATCGTCGCAGGACATGCGGCCGTGGCTGGCGCTGGCGTGGGAGGCCGCGGTGCGGAAGGCGGCGAAGAAGCGTCCGGCCAAGCAGCGCGCGGCGAAGAAGGTCGCGAAGAAAAAACCGCGGGCCTGA
- a CDS encoding NAD(P)-dependent oxidoreductase encodes MNIVLIGATGYVGRAVLEEALNRGHRVTAVARNTDSLPAHAGLTARAANVGGDDPAALAAALRGADAVIASFNAGGWQNPNLGADTVAGYGQIVAATKQAGVPRLLVVGGAGSLEVAPGQQVLDQPGFPDEYRAGAEAMRSVLKTLREERELDWTFLSPAAHLVPGERTGRFRLGGDQLLVDAAGESKISVQDYAVALIDELEQPAHSRKRFTLAY; translated from the coding sequence ATGAACATCGTCCTTATCGGCGCCACCGGCTACGTCGGCCGCGCCGTGCTCGAAGAAGCCCTGAACCGCGGCCACCGCGTCACCGCCGTGGCCCGCAACACCGACTCGCTGCCGGCCCACGCCGGCCTGACCGCGCGCGCCGCGAACGTCGGCGGCGACGACCCGGCCGCGCTGGCCGCGGCGCTGCGCGGCGCCGACGCGGTCATCGCCTCGTTCAACGCCGGTGGCTGGCAGAACCCGAATCTCGGCGCCGACACCGTCGCCGGCTACGGCCAGATCGTCGCCGCGACCAAACAGGCCGGCGTGCCGCGCCTGCTGGTGGTCGGCGGCGCCGGCAGCCTGGAAGTGGCGCCGGGCCAGCAGGTACTCGACCAACCCGGCTTCCCCGACGAATACCGCGCCGGCGCCGAAGCCATGCGCAGCGTGCTCAAGACCCTGCGCGAGGAGCGCGAACTGGACTGGACCTTCCTGTCGCCGGCCGCGCACCTGGTGCCGGGCGAGCGCACCGGCCGCTTCCGCCTCGGCGGCGACCAATTGCTGGTCGATGCCGCGGGCGAGAGCAAGATCTCGGTGCAGGACTACGCGGTGGCGCTGATCGACGAACTTGAACAGCCGGCGCATTCGCGTAAGCGGTTCACGCTGGCGTATTGA
- a CDS encoding DUF72 domain-containing protein encodes MSKRNDSMPAAGDLFGAPVPAPAKKAPPKPSQPVGDDPLAGAAGVEAIDGIRCGIGGWTYAPWRDNFYPPKLVQRRELEYASRRLSSIEINGTFYSAQKPATYAKWAAQTPETFAFSLKAPGRVTQAGALAKASAQARAFIDGGLAEFGERLGPILWQLAPSRRFEADDLAPFLDALPRTLDGRALKHVLEVRHPSFLSPQYLQFARERRIATVFTDSDEYPSLADITGDFVYARLMRSRAEVPTGYPDDELDDWARRARAWARGEDNPELPHVAAPTPAAAAREVFVYFISAAKHRNPAAAMRLIGKLRGD; translated from the coding sequence ATGAGCAAGCGCAACGACTCCATGCCCGCCGCCGGCGATCTGTTCGGCGCGCCCGTGCCGGCGCCGGCGAAGAAAGCGCCGCCCAAGCCGAGCCAGCCCGTCGGCGATGATCCGCTGGCCGGCGCGGCCGGCGTCGAGGCGATCGACGGCATCCGCTGCGGCATCGGCGGCTGGACCTACGCGCCGTGGCGCGACAACTTCTACCCGCCCAAGCTGGTGCAGCGACGCGAGCTGGAATACGCCAGCCGCCGACTCAGCAGCATCGAGATCAACGGCACTTTCTACAGCGCGCAGAAGCCCGCCACCTACGCCAAGTGGGCGGCGCAGACGCCGGAAACCTTCGCGTTCTCGCTCAAGGCGCCGGGCCGGGTCACCCAGGCCGGCGCCCTGGCCAAGGCGAGTGCGCAGGCGCGCGCCTTCATCGACGGCGGCCTGGCCGAATTCGGCGAACGGCTCGGCCCGATCCTGTGGCAACTGGCGCCGAGCCGCCGCTTCGAGGCCGACGACCTCGCGCCGTTCCTCGACGCGCTGCCGCGCACGCTCGACGGCCGCGCGCTCAAGCACGTGCTGGAAGTGCGCCATCCCAGCTTCCTGTCGCCGCAATACCTGCAGTTCGCGCGCGAGCGGCGCATCGCCACGGTGTTCACCGATTCGGACGAATACCCGTCGCTGGCCGACATCACCGGCGATTTCGTCTACGCGCGGCTGATGCGCTCGCGCGCGGAAGTCCCCACGGGCTATCCCGACGACGAACTCGACGACTGGGCGCGGCGCGCGCGGGCGTGGGCGCGCGGCGAGGACAATCCCGAGCTGCCGCACGTCGCCGCACCGACGCCGGCGGCCGCGGCGCGCGAGGTGTTCGTGTACTTCATCAGCGCCGCCAAGCACCGCAACCCGGCGGCGGCGATGCGGCTGATCGGCAAGTTGCGCGGCGACTGA
- a CDS encoding cupin domain-containing protein, which yields MSLIDLLATSAELPDAWRSSVVGRFGGANLKLLRMDAGAYEEETHDFAEGLLVLDGTMRLSVGGEVVDVGAGQLYVVPAGVAHAVAPGSRGTLAILDV from the coding sequence ATGAGCCTCATCGACCTGCTTGCGACCTCCGCCGAACTGCCCGATGCCTGGCGTTCGAGCGTGGTCGGCCGCTTCGGCGGCGCCAACCTCAAGCTGCTGCGCATGGACGCCGGCGCCTACGAGGAAGAGACGCACGATTTCGCCGAAGGCCTGCTGGTGCTCGACGGGACGATGCGCCTGAGCGTCGGCGGCGAGGTGGTCGATGTCGGTGCGGGGCAGCTGTATGTCGTGCCCGCCGGCGTCGCCCACGCGGTCGCGCCGGGCAGCCGCGGCACGCTGGCGATCCTGGACGTCTGA
- a CDS encoding DMT family transporter has protein sequence MRSPELAATVTPNGSAPAPVAATDSARAGWRTPLELTVLGAIWGGSFLFMRVAAKDFGALPLVEMRLGLGALILLPFLWKARESFRGAKIWAKLALIGVINSALPFALFAWAAQRAPAGVGAITNSMAVLFTALVGFLFFGEKIGAQRAIALLAGFAGVVVLASGKTAGASIGWAVAAGCAAAFLYGIGANLVRRQLTGLPAAAVAAATLGSSALLTLPFAIASWPTHAIPAKSWLSASMLGVLCTGIAFVMYYRLIQRIGAGRAVAVTYLVPLFGVAWGWMLLDEPLTLSMLIAGALILGSVAMSQRAAK, from the coding sequence ATGCGTTCCCCCGAACTCGCCGCCACCGTGACGCCCAACGGCTCCGCGCCCGCGCCCGTCGCTGCCACGGACTCCGCCCGCGCCGGCTGGCGCACGCCGCTGGAACTGACCGTGCTCGGCGCGATCTGGGGCGGCTCGTTCCTATTCATGCGCGTGGCCGCCAAGGACTTCGGCGCGCTGCCGCTGGTGGAGATGCGCCTGGGCCTGGGCGCGCTGATCCTGCTGCCGTTCCTGTGGAAAGCGCGCGAGTCGTTCCGCGGCGCGAAGATCTGGGCCAAGCTGGCCTTGATCGGCGTGATCAACTCGGCGCTGCCGTTCGCGCTGTTCGCCTGGGCCGCGCAGCGCGCGCCGGCCGGGGTCGGCGCGATCACCAATTCGATGGCGGTGCTGTTCACCGCCCTGGTCGGGTTCCTGTTCTTCGGCGAGAAGATCGGCGCGCAGCGCGCGATCGCGTTGCTGGCCGGGTTCGCCGGCGTGGTGGTGCTGGCCAGCGGCAAGACCGCCGGCGCCAGCATCGGCTGGGCGGTGGCGGCCGGTTGCGCGGCGGCGTTCCTGTACGGCATCGGCGCCAACCTGGTGCGGCGCCAGCTGACCGGCCTGCCGGCCGCGGCGGTGGCGGCGGCAACGCTGGGCAGCTCGGCCCTGCTGACCCTGCCGTTCGCGATCGCGAGTTGGCCCACCCACGCGATCCCGGCCAAGTCGTGGCTGTCGGCGAGCATGCTCGGCGTGCTGTGCACCGGCATCGCCTTCGTCATGTACTACCGGCTGATCCAGCGCATCGGCGCCGGCCGCGCGGTCGCGGTGACCTACCTGGTGCCGCTGTTCGGCGTGGCCTGGGGCTGGATGCTGCTGGACGAGCCGCTGACCCTGAGCATGCTGATCGCCGGCGCGCTGATCCTGGGCAGCGTGGCGATGAGCCAACGGGCGGCGAAGTAA
- a CDS encoding cyclase family protein — protein sequence MTPIQHRVQFDFEVEFTNGGGLQGQGFRLDIDGDDIADAELAAYIVRDLRLLMAGPVRILNKTVLVEAHKRAAGALESGAVRYVDLSHTIEDGLVTYPGLPPAHICDYLSREASREVYAEGTQFQIGRIDMVANTGTYIDCPSHRYADGKDLSQIGPEDCADLDALVVRVPESLRAIDDSHFRGLELRGRAVLVHTGWDRHFATPAYGVGHPFLTEAAALWLRDCGVRLVGIDSVNIDDTSGKSRPVHSTLLGAGILIVEHLRNLAALPDAGFSFSAMPPKVKGMGTFPVRALAKLRG from the coding sequence GTGACCCCGATCCAGCACCGCGTGCAGTTCGACTTCGAAGTGGAATTCACCAACGGCGGCGGCCTGCAAGGCCAGGGCTTCCGCCTCGACATCGACGGCGACGACATCGCCGACGCCGAACTGGCGGCCTACATCGTGCGCGACCTGCGCCTGCTGATGGCCGGGCCGGTGCGCATCCTCAACAAGACCGTCCTGGTCGAGGCGCACAAGCGCGCGGCCGGCGCGCTGGAAAGCGGCGCGGTGCGCTACGTCGACCTGAGCCACACCATCGAGGACGGGCTGGTCACCTATCCCGGCCTGCCGCCGGCGCATATCTGCGATTACCTCAGCCGCGAAGCTTCGCGCGAGGTCTACGCCGAGGGCACCCAGTTCCAGATCGGCCGCATCGACATGGTCGCCAACACCGGCACCTACATCGATTGCCCCTCGCATCGCTACGCCGACGGCAAGGACCTGTCGCAGATCGGCCCGGAAGACTGCGCCGACCTCGACGCGCTGGTGGTGCGCGTGCCCGAATCGCTGCGCGCGATCGACGATTCGCATTTCCGCGGCCTGGAGCTGCGCGGCCGCGCGGTGCTGGTGCACACCGGCTGGGACCGGCATTTCGCCACCCCGGCTTACGGCGTCGGCCATCCGTTCCTGACCGAAGCCGCGGCGCTGTGGCTGCGCGACTGCGGCGTGCGCCTGGTCGGGATCGACTCGGTCAACATCGACGACACCTCGGGCAAGTCGCGGCCGGTGCATTCGACCCTGCTCGGCGCGGGCATCCTGATCGTCGAGCACCTGCGCAACCTGGCGGCGCTGCCGGACGCCGGTTTCAGCTTCAGCGCGATGCCGCCGAAGGTGAAGGGGATGGGGACGTTTCCGGTGCGGGCGTTGGCGAAGCTGCGGGGGTAG
- a CDS encoding TonB-dependent receptor plug domain-containing protein: MTQPRFAPRHARPRRAPLYRATMCALWLGGSLCAGGALAQDAGPAQPPPAQASEARTLETVSVLGSRRAQRSSDTTSISPVDVLPMAKNAEEGAQFDLAQSLQYAAPSFNSTRQSGADGADLVDSAALRGLGSDQTLVLVNGKRHHTTALLNLFGARNRGNTGTDLNTIPLMAIDSVEILRDGAAAQYGSDAIAGVMNISLKKRKGCEAVAGYGQYSKGDGENWLATAYCGFGLGSDGSIGITGEWQDRGRSDRSEPAGSPRIIGDSKVKNQTLFLNGDKPLGENLDLYFTLGAQKRDASSAAFAREGIGSEDIPSRNSAAMYPDGFVPFIDGDIDDRFGILGLRWALGEWNADLSYTYGYSKLRYTINNTLNASLANLDLINGGKGVSPRSFDAGGFSFEQNTVNFDVNRFYDHIFRGLNVAFGLERRDERYKIFAGEPGSYLDYDGDSDGGNAGSQGFPGFRPGDAGGHSRDSWAAYADVEADFTERFTAGVAVRYEDYSDFGNTTTGKLAAGFRATDTLMFRASASTGFRAPSLQQKYFSSTITDFVNGQPVDVVIAPNGGALANQAGLPALTKEKSRNYTLGLTWSPSADTSLTLDAYRIDIDDRIVLSGRFGDDDPVIGDALRALQVGQAQFFVNSVDTRTEGVDFTFNNERELGNDFKLGTFFALNLNRTKVRAIHAPPALVGREDVLLSERERLFIEQGAPRSKAVLGFDLSRGAWEGNFKAIYFGPQTLGTFTGTAGGVPNARYKAKASADLSVTYAFSDNTKLTVGGSNLFNVKPTRQDPNETDNGHIFDSVQFGLNGTAYFVRLWHKF; encoded by the coding sequence ATGACCCAGCCCCGCTTCGCCCCCCGCCATGCCCGTCCGCGCCGCGCCCCGCTGTACCGGGCGACGATGTGCGCCCTGTGGCTCGGCGGCAGCCTGTGCGCCGGCGGCGCGCTCGCCCAGGACGCCGGGCCCGCGCAACCGCCGCCGGCGCAGGCCAGCGAAGCGCGCACCCTGGAAACCGTGTCGGTGCTCGGCTCGCGCCGCGCCCAGCGTTCCTCCGACACCACCTCGATCTCGCCGGTCGACGTGCTGCCGATGGCCAAGAACGCCGAGGAAGGCGCGCAGTTCGACCTCGCTCAATCGCTGCAATACGCCGCGCCGTCGTTCAACTCGACCCGCCAGAGCGGCGCCGACGGCGCCGATCTGGTCGACTCGGCCGCGCTGCGCGGCCTGGGTTCGGATCAGACCCTGGTGCTGGTCAACGGCAAGCGCCACCACACCACCGCGCTGCTGAACCTGTTCGGCGCGCGCAACCGCGGCAACACCGGCACCGACCTCAACACCATCCCGCTGATGGCGATCGACAGCGTCGAGATCCTGCGCGACGGCGCCGCCGCGCAGTACGGCTCCGACGCGATCGCCGGGGTCATGAACATCTCGCTGAAGAAGCGCAAGGGCTGCGAGGCCGTCGCCGGCTACGGCCAGTATTCCAAGGGCGACGGCGAGAACTGGCTGGCCACCGCGTACTGCGGCTTCGGCCTGGGCAGCGACGGCAGCATCGGCATCACCGGCGAATGGCAGGACCGCGGCCGTTCCGACCGCTCCGAGCCGGCCGGCAGCCCGCGCATCATCGGCGACTCCAAGGTCAAGAATCAGACCCTGTTCCTCAACGGCGACAAGCCGCTCGGCGAGAACCTGGATCTGTACTTCACCCTCGGCGCGCAGAAGCGCGACGCGTCTTCGGCCGCGTTCGCGCGCGAGGGCATCGGTTCGGAGGACATCCCCTCGCGCAACTCCGCGGCGATGTACCCGGACGGCTTCGTGCCGTTCATCGACGGCGACATCGACGACCGCTTCGGCATCCTCGGCCTGCGCTGGGCGCTCGGCGAATGGAACGCCGACCTGTCCTACACCTACGGCTACAGCAAGCTGCGCTACACCATCAACAACACCCTCAACGCCTCGCTGGCGAATCTCGACCTCATCAACGGCGGCAAGGGCGTCAGCCCGCGCAGCTTCGACGCCGGCGGCTTCTCGTTCGAGCAGAACACGGTCAACTTCGACGTCAACCGTTTCTACGACCATATCTTCCGCGGCCTCAACGTCGCCTTCGGCCTGGAGCGGCGCGACGAGCGCTACAAGATCTTCGCCGGCGAGCCGGGCTCCTACCTCGACTACGACGGCGACTCCGACGGCGGCAACGCCGGCAGCCAGGGCTTCCCCGGCTTCCGCCCGGGCGACGCCGGCGGCCACAGCCGCGACAGCTGGGCGGCCTACGCCGACGTCGAAGCCGACTTCACCGAGCGCTTCACCGCCGGCGTGGCGGTGCGCTACGAGGATTACAGCGACTTCGGCAACACCACCACCGGCAAGCTCGCCGCGGGCTTCCGCGCTACCGACACGCTGATGTTCCGCGCCTCGGCCAGCACCGGTTTCCGCGCGCCGTCGCTGCAGCAGAAGTATTTCTCCTCGACCATCACCGACTTCGTCAACGGCCAGCCGGTCGACGTGGTGATCGCGCCGAACGGCGGCGCCCTGGCCAACCAGGCCGGACTGCCGGCGCTGACCAAGGAGAAGTCGCGCAACTACACCCTCGGCCTGACCTGGTCGCCGAGCGCCGACACCTCGCTGACGCTGGACGCCTACCGCATCGACATCGACGACCGCATCGTGCTCAGCGGCCGCTTCGGCGACGACGATCCGGTCATCGGCGACGCGCTGCGCGCGCTGCAGGTCGGCCAGGCGCAGTTCTTCGTCAATTCGGTCGATACCCGCACCGAGGGCGTGGACTTCACCTTCAACAACGAGCGCGAACTCGGCAACGACTTCAAGCTCGGCACGTTCTTCGCCCTCAACCTCAACCGCACCAAGGTCCGCGCGATCCACGCGCCGCCGGCGCTGGTCGGGCGCGAGGACGTGCTGTTGTCCGAGCGCGAGCGCTTGTTCATCGAACAGGGCGCGCCGCGGTCCAAGGCCGTGCTCGGCTTCGACCTCAGCCGCGGCGCCTGGGAAGGCAACTTCAAGGCGATCTACTTCGGCCCGCAGACGCTGGGCACCTTCACCGGCACCGCCGGCGGCGTGCCCAACGCGCGCTACAAGGCCAAGGCCTCGGCCGACCTCAGCGTGACCTACGCCTTCAGCGACAACACCAAGCTCACCGTCGGCGGCTCCAACCTGTTCAACGTCAAGCCGACCCGGCAGGACCCGAACGAGACCGACAACGGCCATATCTTCGACAGCGTCCAGTTCGGCCTGAACGGCACGGCGTATTTCGTGCGCCTTTGGCATAAGTTCTGA
- a CDS encoding LysR family transcriptional regulator codes for MKLDFTIDRLKRMAVFARVVELGSMSAAARELDMTPSAVSQQLRQLEAETGAALLHRSTRKLSTTEIGQAYYEDCAAMLHAARAAERHLGDLREEPRGELRIAVPVGFAQHLAPALAPLLRAHPALALRIFADDRQIDLIGERIDLAIRVGRLLDSNLVARRLAEWRHLLVASAEYAREHGLPRAPEELAEHPMLILSVINQPEYVELFRDGEPSRRVRVSGRIVANNSRVVGQMMLQGLGIVRLPEPDAMPLVADGRAVLVLPQWRMPALGVFAVTAQREPQPAKVRLAIAALQDYLQR; via the coding sequence ATGAAGCTGGACTTCACGATAGACCGCCTCAAGCGCATGGCCGTGTTCGCCCGCGTGGTCGAGTTGGGCTCGATGAGCGCGGCCGCGCGCGAGCTGGACATGACCCCCTCGGCGGTCAGCCAGCAACTGCGCCAGCTCGAGGCCGAGACCGGCGCCGCCCTGCTCCATCGCTCGACCCGCAAGCTCAGCACCACCGAGATCGGCCAGGCCTATTACGAGGACTGCGCGGCGATGCTGCACGCCGCGCGCGCGGCCGAACGGCACCTGGGCGACCTGCGCGAAGAACCGCGCGGCGAGCTGCGCATCGCCGTGCCGGTCGGATTCGCCCAGCACCTGGCGCCGGCGCTGGCGCCGCTGCTGCGCGCGCATCCGGCGCTGGCGCTGCGGATCTTCGCCGACGACCGCCAGATCGACCTGATCGGCGAGCGCATCGACCTGGCGATCCGGGTCGGCCGGCTGCTGGATTCGAACCTGGTCGCGCGGCGCCTGGCCGAGTGGCGGCACTTGCTGGTGGCCTCGGCCGAGTACGCGCGCGAGCACGGCCTGCCGCGCGCGCCGGAGGAACTGGCCGAGCACCCGATGCTGATTCTGAGCGTGATCAACCAGCCCGAATACGTCGAACTGTTCCGCGACGGCGAACCGTCGCGGCGGGTGCGGGTGAGCGGGCGCATCGTCGCCAACAACTCGCGCGTGGTCGGGCAGATGATGCTGCAGGGCCTGGGCATCGTGCGCCTGCCCGAGCCCGACGCGATGCCGCTGGTGGCCGACGGCCGCGCGGTGCTGGTGTTGCCGCAGTGGCGGATGCCGGCGCTGGGCGTGTTCGCGGTGACCGCGCAGCGCGAACCGCAGCCGGCGAAGGTGCGGCTGGCGATCGCGGCGTTGCAGGACTATCTGCAGCGCTGA